Proteins from a genomic interval of Azotosporobacter soli:
- the yihA gene encoding ribosome biogenesis GTP-binding protein YihA/YsxC, which translates to MSETAANIIKASYEASAVRMDQYPQDGLTEVAFIGRSNVGKSSLINSLCRHHGLARISGQPGKTQTINFYRLTAKLSEEARQEFFLVDLPGYGYAKTGVANRRSWSKFIEEYLKKAPHLKLICQLIDIRHTPQAGDLAMLEWLRQNKLPVQLILTKTDKLSKTAIQKQLAVLARGFGVKSSDFIPYSAVKGTGRAELLDVICPLLLQ; encoded by the coding sequence ATGAGTGAGACGGCGGCAAATATCATCAAGGCCAGCTATGAAGCATCGGCGGTTCGGATGGATCAGTATCCACAAGACGGTTTAACGGAAGTGGCTTTTATCGGCCGCTCCAACGTAGGGAAATCCTCGCTGATTAACTCGCTGTGCCGCCATCATGGTTTGGCGCGCATCAGCGGGCAGCCGGGCAAGACGCAAACGATCAATTTTTATCGTTTGACCGCCAAGCTGTCGGAAGAAGCGCGCCAGGAGTTCTTCCTGGTCGATTTGCCAGGCTATGGCTATGCGAAGACCGGCGTCGCCAATCGTCGCTCCTGGAGCAAGTTTATCGAGGAATACTTGAAGAAAGCGCCGCATTTGAAGTTGATCTGCCAGCTGATCGATATTCGCCATACGCCGCAGGCAGGCGATTTGGCGATGCTGGAATGGCTGCGTCAAAACAAACTGCCGGTACAGCTGATCCTGACGAAAACGGATAAATTGTCGAAGACTGCGATTCAGAAGCAATTGGCGGTCTTGGCGCGAGGCTTTGGCGTCAAGAGCAGTGATTTTATCCCCTATTCTGCGGTTAAGGGAACGGGTCGAGCAGAGTTGCTTGACGTGATATGCCCGCTTTTGTTACAATGA
- a CDS encoding AsnC family transcriptional regulator yields the protein MLTDFDKRLLNRIQTHLPLATRPFAVLAEELGSDEATVLERIQALKDGGFIRRIGPFFDSAKMGYAGTLVALKVLPEAMADVATHINGYPGVTHNYEREGEFNLWFTLMAPNQAALEKILATVAALPGVSRLISLPATEKFKVSVQFTL from the coding sequence ATGCTGACTGATTTTGATAAACGATTGTTAAATCGCATCCAAACGCATTTGCCGCTGGCGACTCGGCCTTTTGCCGTGTTGGCCGAAGAGTTGGGATCGGATGAAGCGACCGTGCTGGAGAGAATACAGGCGTTGAAAGACGGCGGCTTTATCCGTCGGATCGGGCCGTTCTTTGATTCGGCTAAGATGGGCTATGCGGGAACCTTGGTCGCGCTAAAAGTCTTGCCGGAAGCGATGGCTGACGTAGCGACGCATATCAACGGCTATCCGGGCGTCACGCATAATTATGAGCGCGAAGGCGAATTTAATCTCTGGTTTACCTTGATGGCGCCGAATCAGGCGGCGCTGGAGAAAATACTGGCAACGGTGGCGGCTTTGCCGGGCGTCTCACGTTTGATCAGTCTGCCGGCAACGGAAAAATTCAAAGTGAGCGTTCAATTTACGCTATGA
- a CDS encoding AsnC family transcriptional regulator, translating into MLDQLDKKIIAAMQDDFPLVPEPYQQIAAGLGISQDELLRRLASYVESGKIRKMGAVLRHREVGYAANALCAWIVPEEEIGRIGKLFAAEAAVTHCYSRIAPPDWPYNFYTMVHAHDREECNKIAARLSTLSGLQQYIMLYSTREWKKNSMQYFREGEETI; encoded by the coding sequence ATGCTGGATCAGTTGGATAAAAAAATCATTGCAGCGATGCAGGATGATTTTCCGCTTGTACCTGAACCCTATCAGCAAATTGCGGCTGGTTTGGGAATCAGTCAGGACGAACTTTTGCGTCGTTTGGCTTCTTATGTGGAAAGCGGAAAAATAAGAAAGATGGGTGCGGTACTGCGACATCGCGAGGTCGGCTATGCGGCAAACGCATTGTGCGCCTGGATTGTGCCGGAAGAAGAAATAGGCAGGATCGGCAAGCTTTTTGCGGCGGAAGCGGCCGTGACGCACTGCTACTCGAGAATTGCGCCGCCGGATTGGCCGTATAATTTTTACACGATGGTTCATGCTCATGACCGTGAAGAGTGCAACAAAATTGCCGCCCGCCTTTCAACATTGTCGGGTTTGCAGCAATACATCATGCTGTACAGTACGCGGGAATGGAAAAAAAATAGCATGCAGTATTTCAGGGAGGGTGAAGAAACCATATGA